One genomic segment of Scophthalmus maximus strain ysfricsl-2021 chromosome 3, ASM2237912v1, whole genome shotgun sequence includes these proteins:
- the LOC118317249 gene encoding troponin C, skeletal muscle, with protein sequence MPTDAQSDARSFLTEEMIAEFKAAFDMFDTDGGGDISTKELGQVMRMLGQNPSREELDAIIEEVDEDGSGTIDFEEFLVMMVQQLKEDQTGKSEEELSECFRIFDKNGDGFVDREEFGDILHLTGESVAEEDIDEMFGESDTNKDGKIDFDEFLKMMENVQ encoded by the exons ATG cCCACCGATGCCCAAAGCGATGCCCGCTCCTTCCTGACTGAGGAGATGATTGCAG AGTTCAAGGCTGCCTTCGACATGTTTGACACAGATGGTGGCGGTGACATCAGCACCAAGGAGTTGGGTCAGGTAATGAGGATGCTGGGCCAGAACCCGTCAAGGGAGGAGTTGGATGCCATCATTGAGGAGGTCGATGAGGATG GCAGTGGTACCATCGACTTCGAAGAGTTCCTGGTCATGATGGTGCAACAGTTAAAGGAGGACCAGACTGGAAAGAGCGAAGAGGAACTCTCAGAATGCTTCCGTATTTTTGACAA gaaCGGAGATGGTTTTGTCGACCGGGAGGAGTTTGGAGATATCCTCCATCTCACTGGAGAGTCAGTGGCAGAGGAAGATATTGATGAGATGTTTGGGGaatcagacacaaacaaagatggaaaGATTGATTTTGATG AGTTTCTGAAAATGATGGAGAATGTCCAGTAA